Proteins encoded by one window of Rutidosis leptorrhynchoides isolate AG116_Rl617_1_P2 chromosome 7, CSIRO_AGI_Rlap_v1, whole genome shotgun sequence:
- the LOC139859238 gene encoding uncharacterized protein: MAGASTDQSTNSTAAMNELKRKSGDVGWDYAILTDKNNLQKVKCTLCGKVMSGGIHRLKQHVAQVTGNVASCSKATQEDIAKCQKAINDIGAKKKVKKDHDVSVRMEVRNDMTSPIDLDESEEFEGSKPQRSYGPIDRFTTFDKGKSKQTNLDSVMRKESADRLDAYIARWAYQHAVPFNAVDNDEFVCILEAAGHHGPNGKPPSRYHLGEPLLKKEVDRTKTRMKRYEDDWKISGCSIMTDAWSDRNRRSIMNLCANSSLGTVFLTSKECSDEAHTSDYIYKYIEMCIEKLGPENVVQVVTDNAANNMGAAKLLKVKRPTIFWTCCSAHTINLMLEGIGGKKGFKKTLEEARKITVFIYSHHMSLALMRKYTNKRNIVRPGVTRFASSFLTLQSLLEKKTQLRHMFLSEKWEKCSLAKTKKGTDVKSLVMDDKTWAGVARCLSVFEPLVKVLRMVDADWKPSMGFLHGELKKAQQQIREVFNNNYEKYKAIMEVISTKMEGRLDTCLHLAAYFLNPFYLYNDVSILLDERANDAVVEVVEQMYPEDHEMQDTICNLELPIYRSKEGKFGRTVAIKGCEVNDSKFNPASWWASYGASTPNLRKVAIRILSLTTASSGCERNWSTFEAIHTKKRNRLEAEKVNSLVYVQFNANLMKKNERRKERAGRDVLVSHDDVATEAQDWIIDEGLTYELISEATGLKGANEPRRSSRRPRELFEEFDSASEEELEVDEDIEYESDGVEIREQHYEHDKEFDIDED, from the exons ATGGCAGGAGCGTCTACGGATCAATCAACGAATTCTACTGCTGCTATGAATGAACTCAAGAGGAAATCGGGTGATGTTGGTTGGGATTACGCAATTTTGACTGACAAGAATAATTTACAAAAAGTGAAATGCACGCTTTGCGGCAAGGTTATGTCGGGTGGTATTCATAGATTGAAACAGCATGTTGCTCAGGTAACAGGAAATGTCGCATCATGCTCTAAAGCCACCCAAGAGGATATAGCAAAATGTCAAAAAGCTATTAATGATATTGGTGCTAAAAAGAAAGTTAAAAAAGATCATGATGTATCTGTGAGAATGGAGGTAAGGAATGATATGACAAGCCCCATTGACCTTGATGAGAGTGAAGAATTTGAAGGATCGAAGCCACAACGTTCTTACGGTCCCATTGATAGGTTTACAACTTTTGATAAAGGAAAGAGTAAACAAACCAATCTTGATAGCGTTATGAGAAAAGAAAGTGCGGATCGTTTAGATGCTTATATTGCTAGGTGGGCTTATCAGCATGCGGTTCCGTTTAATGCGGTTGATAATGATGAATTCGTATGTATATTAGAGGCGGCCGGTCATCATGGACCTAATGGTAAACCTCCATCAAGATACCACTTAGGAGAACCTCTATTAAAGAAAGAGGTTGATAGAACAAAAACCCGCATGAAAAGGTATGAAGATGATTGGAAAATAAGTGGATGCTCCATTATGACGGATGCATGGTCCGATAGAAACAGAAGGAGCATCATGAACTTATGTGCTAATTCGAGTTTGGGTACCGTGTTCTTGACTTCAAAAGAGTGTTCGGATGAAGCTCACACAAGCgattacatatacaaatatattgAGATGTGCATCGAAAAACTTGGTCCCGAAAATGTGGTTCAAGTTGTGACCGACAATGCCGCTAATAATATGGGAGCGGCAAAGTTGTTGAAGGTGAAACGACCAACAATATTTTGGACATGTTGTTCGGCGCACACAATTAACCTTATGCTTGAAG GTATTGGGGGGAAAAAAGGCTTCAAAAAGACACTAGAAGAAGCAAGAAAAATAACGGTGTTCATCTATTCCCATCATATGTCATTGGCTTTAATGCGGAAATACACCAACAAGAGGAATATTGTAAGACCGGGAGTTACAAGATTTGCTTCCTCATTTCTTACTTTGCAAAGTCTACTTGAAAAGAAGACACAACTAAGACACATGTTTTTGAGTGAGAAATGGGAAAAGTGTAGCTTAGCAAAGACAAAGAAAGGGACGGACGTTAAATCTTTGGTGATGGACGACAAAACTTGGGCTGGTGTGGCAAGATGCTTAAGTGTTTTTGAACCTTTAGTCAAAGTCTTAAGGATGGTAGATGCCGATTGGAAGCCTTCCATGGGTTTCTTACATGGTGAGCTTAAGAAGGCACAACAACAAATTAGAGAAGTTTTCAACAATAATTACGAAAAATATAAGGCCATCATGGAAGTCATATCAACTAAGATGGAAGGTAGACTTGATACATGCCTACACTTGGCGGCTTATTTTTTGAACCCGTTTTATCTTTATAACGATGTAAGTATCCTACTTGATGAACGTGCGAATGATGCGGTTGTTGAAGTTGTTGAGCAAATGTATCCTGAAGATCATGAGATGCAAGATACAATATGTAATTTGGAGTTGCCAATTTACAGGAGTAAAGAAGGGAAGTTTGGTCGGACAGTTGCAATTAAAGGATGTGAGGTGAACGATTCTAAATTTAATCCAG CGAGTTGGTGGGCAAGCTATGGTGCCTCAACTCCTAATTTGAGAAAAGTTGCAATTAGGATACTTTCTTTAACCACCGCCTCATCGGGTTGTGAAAGAAACTGGAGCACATTCGAAGCG ATCCATACGAAAAAGAGAAATAGGCTCGAGGCAGAAAAAGTGAACAGTCTTGTCTATGTTCAATTCAATGCTAATTTAATGAAAAAAAATGAAAGAAGAAAGGAACGAGCAGGGCGTGATGTACTTGTATCGCATGATGATGTTGCAACTGAGGCGCAAGATTGGATTATTGATGAAGGATTGACTTACGAGTTGATTAGTGAGGCTACAGGTTTGAAGGGAGCTAACGAACCTCGAAGAAGTAGTAGACGACCGCGAGAACTTTTCGAAGAATTCGACTCGGCGAGTGAAGAGGAACTCGAAGTAGATGAAGATATTGAGTATGAGTCAGATGGAGTTGAAATTCGTGAACAACATTATGaacatgataaggaattcgatattGATGAAGATTGA